A region of candidate division KSB1 bacterium DNA encodes the following proteins:
- a CDS encoding PIN domain-containing protein produces the protein MPGEVVFIDTNVWVACMFADHPFHERARARLNELVRDEKRLGLSSQIIREIVSVCTLGRNLSRAMTWEELRMQLGPIFSQTIFLNETETSAKLLIELGQRLAIRGKQIHDTNIVAVMLAHEVSRLVTFNPDDFQRFAEIELIVP, from the coding sequence ATGCCAGGCGAAGTGGTGTTCATCGACACCAACGTTTGGGTGGCGTGCATGTTCGCAGATCATCCGTTTCACGAACGCGCGCGGGCAAGACTGAATGAGTTGGTTCGGGACGAAAAGCGCCTCGGACTTTCCAGCCAAATCATTCGAGAGATCGTATCGGTATGCACCTTGGGGCGGAATCTCTCCCGGGCGATGACCTGGGAGGAATTGCGAATGCAACTCGGCCCGATTTTCTCGCAAACCATATTCCTCAACGAAACTGAAACCTCCGCAAAACTTCTAATTGAACTGGGCCAACGCCTGGCGATACGTGGCAAGCAGATTCATGACACGAATATCGTGGCCGTCATGCTCGCACACGAGGTTTCCCGCCTGGTTACGTTCAACCCCGATGACTTTCAGCGTTTTGCCGAAATCGAGCTGATTGTGCCGTGA